A genomic window from Candidatus Pelagisphaera phototrophica includes:
- a CDS encoding GxxExxY protein — protein sequence MNTEVQQLTDTVRETAFSLHSYLKNGLLEKVYKNGLAHRLRKKGLKVKQQCPIRVYDEDRILLGEYFADLVVEELIIIEPKAVKTLADEHTAQVLAYFRSAKLKQGILLNFGNPKLQIKKLAQ from the coding sequence ATGAATACGGAGGTCCAACAACTCACAGATACTGTACGCGAAACTGCATTTTCGCTTCATAGCTACTTGAAGAACGGCCTGCTCGAAAAAGTTTATAAAAATGGACTCGCACATCGGCTTCGAAAGAAAGGATTGAAAGTAAAACAACAGTGCCCAATTCGAGTCTACGATGAGGATAGAATACTCTTGGGAGAATACTTTGCCGATCTAGTTGTGGAAGAATTGATAATTATTGAACCGAAAGCAGTGAAGACACTTGCTGACGAGCACACCGCTCAGGTACTCGCCTATTTTAGATCGGCAAAGCTAAAACAAGGAATCCTTTTAAACTTCGGAAATCCTAAACTGCAAATCAAGAAACTGGCACAGTGA
- a CDS encoding efflux RND transporter permease subunit, with the protein MINQLIRFCLENKIVVVLFTAALILWGIMVAPFDWKIDALPRDPVPVDAIPDIGENQQIVFTKWMGRSPQDIEDQITYPLTTALLGLPQVKTIRSYSMFGFSSIYIIFKEEAEFYWTRSRILEKLNSLPSGTLPQSVSPQLGPDATALGQVFWYTLEGHTPDGSPSGGWDLDELRSTQDWYVRYALQGVDGVAEVASIGGFVKEYQVDVDPDALRAYGIALHDVYNAVRASNIDVGARTIEINAAEYVVRGLGFLESLDDLRRTVITQRDNVPITLDQIAEIEFGPALRRGALDKAGAEAVGGVVVTRYGENPLAVIQRVKDKIAEISPGLPKKTLEDGTESQVKIVPFYDRTNLIYETLGTLEDAVSQQILVTIIVVVLMVLHLRSAALVSSVLPLAVLFAFVGMKLFKVDANVVALSGIAIAIGTIVDMGVVLIENILKHLDESSEDEDRLEVVYRACTEVGSAVVTAVLTTVISFLPVFTMEAAEGKLFRPLAFTKTFALVGSIVVALTIIPPLAHWLIAGKFKAGRTKMGLWVVTALAGVFCPFALIWFPAWLGFALFGVASFNLLKDRLPTQTQQWVIYSCNFLITLTVALVLASDWKPIGPDQSIANAAFVIVVIGGLLGSFHFFIKYYSFLLAWVLRAKGLFLTFNAAIILFGLMVWIGFGAVFSWLPNALKENRMWSSAAHTLPGLGKEFMPTLDEGSYLYMPTTMPHASIGEVMDVLRKQDMAINAIPEVEIAVGKLGRVDSPLDPAPISMIETIISYKTEYKVDSNGRILTYSFDREKGAYEYSPGGDLIPDKNGKSFRQWRSHINSPEDIWAEIVRAATIPGTTSAPELQPIAARIVMLQSGMRAPMGMKIYGPDLENIEKVALRIESLLKQVPAIKPEAVLADRMVGKPYLEIDIDRDATARYGIKIAMVQDVIEVAIGGKPITQTVEGRERYGVRVRYQRELRDSIEEIENILVTAPDGTQIPLGELSTINYLRGPQVIKAEDTFLVGYVIFDKQADFSEVDVVEQAQGFLADKIETGELSIPSGVSYKFTGSYENQVRAEKKLMVVLPIALFAIWLILYFQFKRITTTLLVFSGILFAWSGGFILIWFYNQPWFLNFELFGENVRSLFQMSTINLSVAVWVGFLALFGIATDNGVIVCTYLQQVFRDKSPQSIEEIREATLIAGTRRVRPAMMTSATTILALLPVLTSTGRGSDIMVPMAIPTFGGMLLAIITIFVVPVLYCTIEELRIKFKH; encoded by the coding sequence ATGATCAATCAGCTCATACGTTTTTGTCTCGAGAATAAGATTGTCGTGGTCCTATTTACAGCGGCCTTGATTCTCTGGGGCATAATGGTGGCTCCGTTCGACTGGAAGATCGATGCCTTGCCACGCGATCCCGTACCCGTGGATGCGATACCGGATATCGGAGAGAACCAGCAGATCGTATTCACCAAATGGATGGGGCGATCCCCGCAGGACATTGAAGACCAAATCACCTATCCGCTCACAACGGCGCTTCTCGGACTTCCCCAGGTAAAGACGATTCGCAGCTATTCCATGTTCGGATTTTCCTCCATCTATATAATTTTCAAAGAGGAAGCAGAATTTTATTGGACGCGTAGTCGCATACTGGAGAAACTGAACAGCCTTCCTTCCGGCACGCTCCCGCAAAGCGTCTCACCGCAACTCGGTCCCGACGCGACTGCGCTGGGACAGGTATTCTGGTATACGCTCGAGGGACATACGCCCGACGGAAGCCCTTCTGGAGGCTGGGATCTCGATGAGCTCCGCTCTACGCAAGACTGGTACGTTCGCTATGCTCTTCAAGGCGTCGATGGTGTCGCGGAAGTCGCCTCAATCGGAGGTTTCGTGAAAGAATATCAAGTCGATGTCGATCCCGATGCCCTGCGGGCCTATGGCATCGCCCTGCACGATGTCTACAACGCCGTCCGTGCCAGCAATATCGATGTCGGCGCTCGGACGATTGAAATCAACGCGGCGGAATATGTGGTTCGCGGGCTCGGATTCCTCGAATCTCTAGACGATCTTCGCCGAACGGTAATCACTCAACGGGACAATGTGCCCATAACCCTCGACCAGATTGCGGAAATAGAGTTTGGCCCGGCTCTCCGCCGCGGAGCCCTCGATAAAGCAGGGGCCGAAGCGGTCGGCGGTGTGGTAGTTACCCGCTATGGCGAAAACCCTCTCGCGGTCATTCAGCGCGTCAAAGATAAGATTGCCGAGATTTCGCCCGGACTCCCCAAGAAAACGCTCGAAGACGGAACCGAAAGCCAAGTTAAAATCGTTCCCTTCTATGATCGCACGAATCTTATCTATGAAACACTTGGCACTCTCGAAGACGCGGTAAGTCAGCAAATTCTGGTTACAATCATCGTCGTCGTCTTGATGGTGCTGCATCTGAGAAGCGCCGCCCTCGTCTCAAGCGTCCTCCCACTGGCTGTACTTTTTGCCTTCGTCGGCATGAAACTCTTCAAGGTCGATGCCAATGTGGTTGCGCTTTCAGGTATCGCCATCGCTATCGGCACCATTGTCGACATGGGAGTTGTTCTGATCGAAAACATTCTAAAACACTTGGACGAATCCTCGGAAGACGAAGATCGGCTTGAGGTCGTATACAGAGCTTGCACGGAAGTGGGCAGCGCAGTGGTGACTGCAGTTCTTACAACTGTTATCAGCTTCCTCCCGGTATTCACGATGGAAGCCGCCGAAGGAAAGCTATTTCGGCCCTTGGCATTCACGAAAACATTCGCTCTGGTCGGTTCAATCGTAGTCGCGCTAACGATCATCCCTCCGCTCGCCCATTGGCTGATAGCGGGAAAGTTCAAAGCGGGCCGGACGAAAATGGGACTTTGGGTAGTCACCGCTCTCGCCGGAGTTTTTTGTCCCTTCGCTTTAATCTGGTTTCCCGCATGGCTTGGCTTTGCTCTCTTCGGCGTTGCTTCGTTTAACCTCCTCAAGGACCGCCTCCCCACGCAAACCCAACAATGGGTGATCTACAGTTGCAATTTTCTGATTACCCTTACAGTGGCTCTAGTTCTCGCGTCTGACTGGAAACCGATCGGCCCAGATCAGTCGATAGCAAACGCAGCTTTCGTTATTGTTGTTATAGGCGGACTGCTAGGATCCTTTCATTTTTTCATCAAGTACTACTCTTTCCTTCTGGCGTGGGTACTGAGAGCAAAAGGGCTTTTCCTCACTTTCAATGCGGCGATCATTCTATTTGGCTTGATGGTCTGGATCGGCTTTGGAGCCGTTTTCAGTTGGCTTCCGAACGCCCTTAAAGAGAACAGGATGTGGAGCAGTGCCGCCCACACGCTTCCTGGTCTAGGTAAGGAGTTCATGCCCACTCTCGATGAAGGTTCCTATCTTTACATGCCAACCACGATGCCCCATGCTTCGATCGGCGAAGTCATGGATGTACTGCGAAAGCAAGACATGGCGATCAATGCCATACCCGAAGTTGAAATTGCGGTCGGAAAACTCGGCCGCGTGGACAGCCCGCTGGATCCCGCTCCCATTTCAATGATCGAAACGATCATATCCTATAAAACCGAATACAAGGTAGACAGCAACGGTCGTATCCTCACGTATTCCTTTGATCGAGAAAAAGGAGCCTATGAGTATAGCCCCGGGGGAGATCTCATCCCCGACAAAAACGGAAAATCGTTCCGACAGTGGCGCAGCCACATTAACTCGCCCGAAGACATATGGGCTGAGATTGTTCGAGCAGCCACCATACCCGGGACGACCTCTGCTCCGGAGCTTCAGCCGATCGCCGCTCGCATCGTCATGCTCCAAAGCGGAATGCGGGCTCCAATGGGCATGAAGATCTACGGACCCGATCTTGAAAACATTGAGAAGGTGGCCTTGCGCATCGAATCTCTCTTGAAACAGGTTCCCGCCATAAAGCCGGAAGCGGTACTGGCCGATCGCATGGTCGGAAAGCCCTATCTCGAGATCGATATCGACAGGGATGCCACTGCCCGCTACGGCATTAAAATCGCCATGGTGCAGGACGTGATTGAGGTAGCCATTGGGGGCAAACCCATCACCCAGACGGTCGAGGGGCGCGAACGCTACGGGGTTCGCGTACGCTACCAGCGGGAACTGCGCGACAGTATCGAAGAAATTGAGAACATTCTCGTCACCGCTCCGGATGGCACTCAGATACCACTGGGGGAACTTTCAACGATAAACTATCTGAGAGGCCCCCAGGTGATCAAGGCAGAGGACACCTTTCTCGTCGGTTATGTAATATTCGACAAGCAAGCAGACTTCTCGGAAGTAGACGTTGTTGAGCAGGCCCAAGGCTTCTTAGCGGACAAGATCGAAACCGGTGAGCTTTCGATTCCGTCAGGCGTCAGCTACAAATTCACTGGCAGCTACGAGAACCAAGTTCGAGCGGAAAAGAAGCTAATGGTTGTGCTGCCAATTGCTCTTTTCGCAATATGGCTAATTTTGTATTTCCAATTCAAGCGTATCACCACTACTTTGCTTGTGTTCTCAGGGATACTATTCGCTTGGTCCGGAGGCTTCATCCTAATCTGGTTCTACAATCAACCCTGGTTTCTCAACTTCGAGCTCTTCGGAGAAAATGTGCGATCGCTCTTTCAAATGAGCACTATCAACCTCAGCGTCGCCGTCTGGGTCGGATTCCTCGCCCTATTCGGAATCGCCACCGACAATGGAGTCATCGTCTGCACATACCTTCAACAGGTGTTCAGAGATAAGTCGCCGCAATCCATCGAGGAGATCCGGGAAGCGACCCTCATTGCCGGCACACGCCGCGTACGTCCCGCCATGATGACGAGTGCCACTACCATCCTAGCGCTACTTCCTGTATTGACATCTACAGGACGCGGCTCCGACATAATGGTTCCCATGGCCATACCCACGTTCGGAGGCATGCTCCTAGCTATCATCACAATCTTCGTCGTGCCCGTACTCTATTGTACGATCGAAGAGCTGAGAATCAAATTCAAACATTGA
- a CDS encoding TolC family protein, which translates to MKLTVYFQKKVYRFCLSLATLSTIPPIYSQVPESSVPEALLQKDIAGRYILEALQNNPGILSQEKRYQAARASITTARALPNPRVQITHFVESIQTRTGPQRQGIQLQQPFPAMGTLGRRTDIARTHAEALWHAYAIQQFKLMEKVVEAVFDLAYIEKSIEITLKNIDLLQRLESIAEDRVKSGASLTDLLRIQVEIERHFDRVSKQETQRDSTGYTLESLLGKDPTGRPFTLDWEAPQPIEIETKQWISFLREHSPEVAMLRSIESSQEARERLAKLANRPEWSVGLNYLRTGDALNSATSGSGDDPWAIMVGVSLPIWGKANNAISIAAALEKDAVSAQILNQERVLIGNGMSWIAKLEDSQKRIQRFQTKLIPLVRQVQEITESSYQSGNASALDIIDSDRALLQQETEYWRAAADAWIARWKLATLSGGLWLN; encoded by the coding sequence ATGAAACTCACAGTCTATTTTCAGAAAAAAGTTTATCGGTTTTGCCTCAGCTTGGCGACCCTTTCTACTATTCCGCCGATCTATTCGCAAGTTCCCGAATCGAGCGTGCCTGAAGCCTTGCTGCAAAAAGACATCGCGGGTCGCTACATCCTAGAGGCCCTCCAAAATAATCCTGGGATACTCTCGCAGGAAAAGCGTTACCAAGCGGCTCGTGCCTCAATCACCACCGCTCGGGCTTTGCCCAATCCGCGCGTTCAGATTACGCATTTCGTTGAGTCCATCCAGACGAGGACCGGACCGCAAAGGCAGGGAATTCAACTGCAACAGCCCTTTCCCGCTATGGGAACCCTAGGCCGAAGAACCGATATCGCTCGCACCCACGCTGAAGCACTTTGGCACGCTTACGCGATTCAACAGTTCAAGCTAATGGAGAAAGTCGTCGAAGCCGTGTTCGACCTGGCGTACATCGAGAAGTCAATCGAGATCACCCTTAAAAACATAGACCTTCTGCAGCGTCTCGAGTCCATTGCCGAGGATCGCGTCAAATCGGGTGCCAGCTTAACCGATCTCTTGCGGATCCAAGTCGAAATCGAACGCCACTTCGATAGGGTATCCAAACAAGAAACGCAGCGGGACTCTACTGGCTATACGCTGGAAAGTCTTTTGGGAAAGGACCCCACCGGCAGGCCGTTCACCCTAGACTGGGAAGCGCCGCAACCCATTGAGATTGAAACGAAACAGTGGATCTCCTTCCTACGCGAGCATTCCCCCGAGGTCGCCATGTTACGTTCAATTGAATCCAGCCAGGAAGCACGCGAACGATTGGCCAAGCTCGCGAACCGCCCCGAATGGTCTGTAGGATTAAACTACCTACGCACCGGCGATGCTTTGAATTCAGCAACTTCCGGAAGCGGCGACGACCCTTGGGCGATTATGGTCGGCGTATCACTCCCGATCTGGGGCAAGGCCAATAATGCCATCAGTATAGCGGCCGCTCTTGAAAAAGACGCCGTGTCTGCCCAAATCCTAAATCAGGAGAGAGTGCTTATTGGAAATGGAATGTCATGGATTGCCAAACTGGAAGACTCACAAAAACGCATCCAGAGATTCCAAACGAAGCTCATTCCACTTGTCCGACAAGTCCAGGAAATCACCGAATCCAGCTACCAGTCGGGGAACGCCAGCGCGCTCGACATTATCGATAGCGACCGAGCCCTTCTCCAACAGGAAACTGAATATTGGCGAGCCGCGGCGGACGCCTGGATCGCCCGCTGGAAACTCGCCACCCTCTCAGGAGGGCTCTGGTTGAACTAA
- a CDS encoding DUF3347 domain-containing protein: MKTLIASSIAVIVTTFSFADIEAELTCSTPQFETYFEAQTALANDDLSAAQTVTNSLVELAKEKGCPLERKECCAAELEAASKIAKTTDIATARRAFKRWSDALFAKLEDSGLAEGPVYKMHCPMAFGNTGGIWLQNSSDLRNPYYGAMMLKCGMIQKEYESKPES; the protein is encoded by the coding sequence ATGAAAACACTCATTGCGTCATCTATCGCAGTCATCGTGACAACATTTAGCTTTGCGGACATAGAAGCGGAACTCACATGTTCAACTCCTCAGTTCGAAACCTATTTCGAAGCCCAGACCGCGCTTGCCAACGACGATCTCTCCGCAGCTCAAACCGTAACGAATTCATTAGTCGAGCTAGCAAAGGAAAAGGGTTGCCCACTCGAGAGAAAAGAGTGTTGCGCCGCTGAACTTGAGGCCGCTAGCAAAATCGCTAAAACGACCGACATCGCAACGGCCCGAAGAGCATTTAAACGGTGGTCCGATGCGCTTTTCGCTAAGTTAGAAGATTCCGGCTTGGCAGAAGGTCCCGTCTACAAGATGCACTGCCCGATGGCTTTTGGGAATACTGGCGGCATCTGGCTTCAGAACTCGAGCGATCTTAGAAATCCCTATTACGGAGCCATGATGCTCAAGTGTGGCATGATTCAGAAAGAGTATGAATCGAAACCGGAATCATAG
- a CDS encoding efflux RND transporter periplasmic adaptor subunit: MKTKTYLISGGIALLLAIFFLGRWTAPNSTNPHGDHNQSATAPSAQQIWNCSMHPQIQATEPGNCPICGMKLIPIGQGSGSEDGSRSFSMSETAKALADIQTSPVEKRFPQAEIRLVGKLGYDETKEKSLTARFPARIDELFVNFTGIPVKQGDHLALVYSPELLTAQSELLSAFQYDPNGSTTLAAREKLRLWDLLPQQIDSIIQSGKSSDHFELKAPISGVVVHKNVNEGDYIKTGQPLFRIVDLSALWLRLEAYESDLAWLRFGQQVSFSVEAYPGQTFQGRITFINPELDPKSRTVSVRVNVPNGDRKLKPGMFAKSIVRSNIALAGKVYSPAFAGKWISPMHPEIVKDAPGKCDICGMDLLPAEELGYVQDPNAEPPLVVPASAVLRTGKRAVVYVKIPDTETPTYEGREIEIGARAGDVFIVSSGLSIGDRVVINGAFKIDSALQIRAKPSMMNPEGDGPTPDHDHGDTVPTTGQSEHIDGNLLEFDSATTKDVLPHYFALHSALAADSIDEAKKALREMMAATGHSGPAGDLIHTMLKADLLDDLRRPHFEVLSNALIKSVSSYDEAFEGNLFQMHCPMVYPDRGADWLQKDNQLKNPYFGAMMQTCGEIHKEF, from the coding sequence ATGAAAACTAAAACGTATCTGATATCTGGAGGCATCGCCCTCCTACTAGCCATTTTCTTCCTTGGGCGCTGGACTGCACCAAATTCCACCAACCCCCACGGGGACCATAATCAGTCGGCAACGGCGCCTTCTGCCCAACAGATTTGGAACTGCTCCATGCACCCACAGATTCAAGCGACCGAGCCGGGGAATTGTCCCATATGCGGCATGAAGCTCATTCCCATCGGTCAAGGGTCCGGATCCGAAGACGGGTCGAGATCGTTTAGTATGAGCGAAACCGCGAAAGCGTTGGCTGATATTCAGACCAGTCCCGTCGAAAAGCGATTTCCCCAAGCGGAAATTCGACTGGTGGGAAAACTCGGCTACGATGAAACCAAAGAAAAGTCCCTGACTGCCCGCTTCCCCGCCAGAATCGACGAGCTTTTTGTTAACTTCACTGGTATTCCCGTTAAGCAAGGAGATCACCTTGCTCTGGTTTACAGTCCGGAGCTTCTAACGGCTCAAAGTGAGTTACTATCCGCCTTCCAATACGATCCAAATGGCTCCACGACATTGGCAGCGAGAGAGAAACTACGTCTCTGGGATTTGCTTCCCCAACAGATTGATTCCATCATTCAAAGCGGTAAATCGAGCGACCATTTTGAACTTAAAGCCCCTATTAGTGGGGTCGTCGTCCACAAGAATGTCAATGAAGGGGACTATATAAAGACGGGTCAGCCTTTGTTCCGAATTGTCGACCTCAGTGCTCTCTGGCTGCGCCTGGAAGCCTACGAATCCGATCTAGCCTGGCTTCGCTTTGGTCAGCAGGTGTCATTCAGTGTCGAGGCTTACCCCGGACAAACTTTTCAAGGACGGATCACTTTCATAAACCCAGAGCTCGACCCGAAGTCACGCACCGTATCCGTTCGGGTAAACGTTCCCAACGGAGATCGTAAACTGAAGCCGGGCATGTTTGCCAAATCGATCGTCCGATCAAATATCGCACTGGCCGGTAAGGTCTACTCTCCAGCATTCGCCGGCAAGTGGATCAGTCCCATGCATCCGGAAATCGTAAAGGACGCTCCGGGTAAATGCGATATTTGCGGAATGGATCTTTTGCCTGCGGAAGAGCTGGGATACGTACAGGACCCAAATGCGGAACCCCCTCTTGTCGTACCCGCCTCCGCTGTACTGCGGACCGGAAAACGAGCTGTTGTTTATGTTAAGATTCCGGATACGGAAACGCCCACCTACGAAGGACGGGAAATTGAAATAGGAGCCCGCGCTGGGGACGTCTTCATCGTTTCCTCGGGTTTGAGTATAGGTGATCGCGTCGTAATCAATGGCGCATTTAAGATAGACAGCGCCCTTCAAATTAGAGCCAAGCCTAGCATGATGAATCCCGAAGGCGATGGACCGACACCCGATCACGATCATGGAGACACTGTGCCAACTACTGGGCAGAGCGAGCACATTGACGGCAATCTTCTCGAGTTTGATTCTGCGACGACGAAGGATGTTCTTCCCCACTACTTCGCTCTTCATTCTGCGCTGGCCGCTGACTCGATCGACGAAGCAAAGAAGGCCCTCAGGGAAATGATGGCGGCAACGGGTCATAGCGGTCCCGCTGGTGACCTGATTCACACAATGCTGAAAGCCGACTTGCTCGACGACCTCCGGAGACCCCACTTCGAAGTACTCTCCAATGCGCTAATCAAATCGGTTTCTAGCTACGATGAAGCCTTCGAAGGGAACCTTTTCCAAATGCACTGCCCAATGGTCTACCCTGACCGCGGTGCAGACTGGCTGCAGAAAGACAACCAACTGAAAAACCCCTACTTCGGAGCAATGATGCAAACCTGTGGAGAGATTCATAAAGAATTTTAA
- a CDS encoding SMP-30/gluconolactonase/LRE family protein: protein MKRHQHIAFFLTSLILLSSALLAANDEWSIHQDSVENPDVPKGEILTFTFDDSKVFPGTSRKIWVYVPAQYEGTQPACLYVCQDGIKYEATTVFDNLIHQGDMPITIGVFVAHGRLLVEDPETQVDRLNRSYEYDSVIDSYAQFLHEDLLPTIEGMKTSDGRRIHLSPRATDRMIAGNSSGGIAAFTAAFLHPEWFSRVFTGVGTYVAMRGGEQLAGLIRKVEPLPLRVFLQGGSNDNNKDVGDWWMGNQSMQRSLEFAGYEVKHAWGEGGHNAKHATSLFPDAMRWLWKDWPALPQNHGHSGEWYNRSIIPDQPWELIGEGYGFTEGPVVTPNGEVYFNDLRHSKTYHIDLDDRVSEWMSDTQRANGMAYGPDGRRYTLAANVEELWAFNEKGHKDVVAKGIRGNDIAIAFNGNMYITEPVSNASKRSDRSRVWLVRPNGEKQELDYGLKFANGIALSPDQTQLYVSDYDSHWIYSYMVQPDGTLAYKQRLIWLYKKDSEDSSRADGVRVDRFGNIWVATALGIQICDSAGRPRIILRTPNGRVANFCFGGPNLDTIYATCGDKVFKRKVKSIGAQAWQAPIKPKQPKT, encoded by the coding sequence ATGAAGCGGCACCAACACATCGCGTTCTTCCTTACATCCCTAATCCTTCTCTCTAGCGCCCTGCTAGCGGCCAATGACGAATGGTCGATACATCAAGATTCTGTCGAAAACCCAGATGTACCCAAGGGCGAGATCCTCACTTTCACGTTTGACGACTCAAAAGTGTTCCCCGGAACGTCCCGGAAAATCTGGGTCTACGTACCGGCTCAGTACGAAGGGACCCAACCCGCCTGTCTTTACGTCTGCCAAGACGGCATCAAATACGAAGCAACTACTGTATTCGACAATTTGATTCATCAAGGCGATATGCCGATAACGATTGGTGTTTTTGTCGCCCACGGGCGCCTCTTAGTCGAAGATCCCGAAACTCAGGTGGACCGATTGAATCGGAGTTACGAATACGACAGCGTTATCGACAGCTACGCTCAGTTCCTGCACGAGGACCTCCTTCCCACCATCGAAGGCATGAAGACGAGCGATGGACGCCGAATCCACCTGTCCCCGCGAGCGACCGACCGAATGATCGCCGGAAACAGCAGCGGAGGCATCGCCGCTTTTACAGCAGCGTTTCTCCATCCGGAATGGTTTTCCCGAGTATTCACCGGCGTAGGGACCTATGTCGCGATGCGCGGGGGTGAGCAACTGGCCGGTTTGATTCGAAAAGTAGAGCCCCTCCCCCTTCGCGTGTTCTTGCAGGGCGGGAGCAATGATAACAATAAAGACGTCGGCGACTGGTGGATGGGTAATCAATCCATGCAGCGCTCGCTAGAGTTCGCGGGATACGAGGTGAAGCACGCCTGGGGCGAAGGAGGCCACAATGCCAAGCACGCCACATCCCTTTTCCCCGACGCCATGCGCTGGCTCTGGAAAGACTGGCCTGCCTTGCCTCAAAACCATGGGCACTCAGGAGAATGGTACAACCGGTCTATTATCCCCGATCAGCCTTGGGAGCTCATAGGCGAAGGCTACGGATTCACCGAGGGTCCCGTGGTCACCCCCAACGGCGAGGTCTACTTTAACGACCTGAGGCACAGCAAGACCTACCATATCGACCTCGACGATCGAGTATCCGAATGGATGAGCGATACCCAACGAGCAAACGGCATGGCCTACGGGCCGGATGGCCGGCGCTATACTCTGGCCGCCAACGTAGAGGAACTTTGGGCGTTTAATGAGAAAGGTCATAAAGATGTCGTGGCTAAAGGGATACGGGGCAACGACATTGCCATAGCTTTCAATGGAAACATGTACATAACCGAACCCGTTAGCAACGCCAGCAAGCGCTCCGATCGAAGCCGCGTTTGGCTGGTTCGTCCTAATGGTGAAAAGCAGGAACTCGACTACGGTTTGAAATTCGCTAACGGAATCGCCCTCTCACCTGACCAGACCCAACTCTATGTATCCGACTATGATTCCCATTGGATCTATAGCTATATGGTCCAGCCCGACGGCACTCTTGCCTACAAGCAACGCCTCATCTGGTTGTACAAAAAGGACTCTGAGGACTCCTCCCGAGCGGACGGCGTGCGTGTGGACCGATTCGGAAACATTTGGGTCGCAACCGCGTTGGGTATCCAGATTTGCGATTCAGCAGGCCGCCCTCGCATCATCCTGCGCACACCTAATGGGCGGGTGGCCAACTTCTGCTTTGGAGGACCCAACTTAGATACGATCTACGCCACCTGCGGCGACAAGGTCTTCAAACGCAAAGTGAAATCTATCGGGGCTCAAGCTTGGCAAGCCCCTATCAAGCCCAAACAGCCGAAGACCTGA